The Planctomycetota bacterium DNA window GGGGGAGCTTCCGCTTGGGGGCATCGTTTTCGGCGGGGACGGTCTCGACGAATCTCCTGAGCGCATCGAGCCTGCGAAGCTCATCCAGCAGTGTCTTGACTTGTTCCTGAATCTTCGCGCTCTGCGGCGGGCCGCGCGTGCCTGTAGCGACAAGCGTCCCGCCTATAGAGCCGCAGGGCAGACCGCAAGTGGGACGCTTGCGGCTACTTGGCGTCTGTGTACGGATTCAGCCCGAACCAGCGGCGGCTGCCCGAGCCGTTCGAGCGGACGCCGAAGGTGCAGGGCTTGCCGGGGGCCAAGAGGTCGGCGGCGAGGGCGACGTAGAAGAGGCCGATGCCGTCCTGCGGCATCGGGCGCAGGGGGACGAAGTGGAGGGCGACCCGCTTGTCGGCACTCTTCCACACCGAGCGGTCCTGCGTCACGTCGAAGGCCAGGGCCTCCTTGCCGTTGACGAGGAGGGTGAAGCCCTTGGTCCGCGGCTGGTCAACCCAGCCGATGCCGCCGGCGAAGACGAATGTGGCCGTCGCCCCCCGCCAGTCGGCGGGCAGGGGCGCGGTCTCCCATTCGACGATGTGGCCGGGAGCGGTCTGGCGGCAGATGTGATAGGTCGCGTTGTCCTCGCGGACGCTCACCCACTTGTCGGTCTCGCCCTCGTTCTTCACGAGGCGCTGGAAGCCCGATATGAAGGGGCCTTCGGGCGGCTCCATCGCGGCGACCCGCTGGCGGAGGAACTCGATGGGCAACTCCCCCCTTGGGCCTCGGCAGCGTGCCCGCGTGCTCCACCATCCGCGCCAGAAGCCACTCCATTTCTGGGGGCCTATCCGCTGTGGGCGGGACGTCTCTGTCCCGCGACCCGCGGGGCGCGGAGGCCCCGCCCACAATCGGGGACAGGTTCAGGCCGCTGACGATGAGGGTGCCCTTGCCAACACGAGCCTGGAAGAGGAGGGCCTTGCTGCGGCAGAGGCGGTGGACCTCGATGGCGCGCACCAGCACCTCGGGCTGAGAGGGCAGGCTGTCGAGGATGACCGCCTGTGAGCCTTCGACGACTCGGTGCCAGCCGATGTCGCACCAGCCGTCGGGCGCCATCTCGCGGGTGATGGGGTTGTCGTAGACCACGGTGCCCACGTTGCTGTCGCCCGGCCCGCCGAGCCACCAGCCGGTCTTGAAGCGGTTGCGCTCGGTCGGGAAGAAGCCCTGGGGCGAGAGCATCACCAGGCAGGCTCCCTCGGCCACCGCGTCGAGCACCTGCTTCGTCGGCTGGTTCATGACGTAGACCGCATCGGCGGGCAGCTTCTCGCTCCCTGGCAGCGGCTTCATCCTAAGCCACTCCAGCGCCCGCGCCAGCTCCGGCCCAGCGAAAAGCGGCACCTTGAGCTTGGGGGCAGGTGCTTCACTCGGGTAGACCCACGCGGTCCATTCGTTCCTGGCCTTCACCTCGCCGGCCGCCATCTCGGCCTCGATGGTGAGCAACTGCGGCGCCGGCGCGTCGGGCAGGCTGAGTGTGCTGGCCGCAACCTGCTCCACGGTTCCCTGCTTCACCTCGTCGGTGATGTTCGTAGTGCGGCCTTCAGGCCGTATCCGAGGGCTACGGGCTGAAGCCCGCACTGCGAACTGGGCGCCGGCAAGCGCCTGTTCCGAGTAATTTGAGGCCGAGAGCTTCAGGTCGAGCGCCTGGCCTCCGCGGCAGACCGGCGGAAGGCCGTCGAGAAGGAGGACCACATCGCCGACGAAGGGGCGGACGCGCTCGGGGGGAATCTCGGCCTTGGGGCGGAAGTAGGCGTCCACGATGCCGTTCGAGCCGGTCCAGTAGTCCTGGAACAGCCACCACTGGTGTCCGCTGGCGAAGGGGTTCTTCCGCAGGTCCTCGATGTTGAGCTTGTGGCAGAGGAGGTAGAGGCGCTCGGAGTTCCGCGCCCAGAGCTCCGCCTCGCCGAGGAGGCCGAGCTTCTGCATCTTCTCGCGGGCGGGCGTGAGCCAGAAGGGCTTGAAGTTGTGCTGGAACGCCTCGATCTGATCGAGGCGCGGGAAGGTGATGAAGTTGCCCATCTCGTGGGAGATGACGGGCTTCTTTGGCTCGGGGAAATGGTGGCGCTTGGGCTGCTCAAGGGGCGTGTGGCGGAGGTCGAACATGTAAACGAAGAAGTCGAGGGTCGGGCGGTCGCGCTTGCCGTCGAGCCAGCCGCCGCCGCTGATGCCGTTGCTGTCTATCACCGGCCGCGTGGGGTCGAGTTCCTTGGCGATGCGATAGAGTTCGGGCGCCAGCGGCACACCGTCCCACATCTCGTTGCCCATGCACCAGTCGAGGATGCAGGGGTGGTTGCGGAAGCGCCTGATCACCGCCGCCCACTCCTGCTTGTAGAGTTCCAGGGCGGGGCCTTTGGCCCGCTGGTAGTAGTTGAGATAGGCGATGGGCAACTCGGGCGAGATGAGCATGCCGACCTCGTCGGCGGCATCGTAG harbors:
- a CDS encoding glycoside hydrolase family 2 TIM barrel-domain containing protein; the protein is MQKLAPGLPLLLSLAAAALAAERPTIALDGAWQFRLDPKEEGEREQWFAAQAPLDTTIQVPGAWDAQGFGPETSKLRHNFVGKAWYRRQVTIPAGWKGKRLFLIIGGVHRYAKVWVNGTCLGEHIGYLSPIEHPINEFAQAGETATLAICVDSKQRWDVDTLAGCFDIIDEMFTAWGGIWGHVAIEARGEAWLSDLFVQPKLDPPACLVSARLNGKAEGAKLKMDIVDADGRVAARAEAEAREMISIRAEIPAARLWSPNHPDLYTARLSLVRGDEVLDSVETRFGLRVIEIKEPHILLNGKRLFLHGYGDDAVYPETMAAPSDKAVYLKRLRLIKSYGFNYVRHHSHFLPPEYYDAADEVGMLISPELPIAYLNYYQRAKGPALELYKQEWAAVIRRFRNHPCILDWCMGNEMWDGVPLAPELYRIAKELDPTRPVIDSNGISGGGWLDGKRDRPTLDFFVYMFDLRHTPLEQPKRHHFPEPKKPVISHEMGNFITFPRLDQIEAFQHNFKPFWLTPAREKMQKLGLLGEAELWARNSERLYLLCHKLNIEDLRKNPFASGHQWWLFQDYWTGSNGIVDAYFRPKAEIPPERVRPFVGDVVLLLDGLPPVCRGGQALDLKLSASNYSEQALAGAQFAVRASARSPRIRPEGRTTNITDEVKQGTVEQVAASTLSLPDAPAPQLLTIEAEMAAGEVKARNEWTAWVYPSEAPAPKLKVPLFAGPELARALEWLRMKPLPGSEKLPADAVYVMNQPTKQVLDAVAEGACLVMLSPQGFFPTERNRFKTGWWLGGPGDSNVGTVVYDNPITREMAPDGWCDIGWHRVVEGSQAVILDSLPSQPEVLVRAIEVHRLCRSKALLFQARVGKGTLIVSGLNLSPIVGGASAPRGSRDRDVPPTADRPPEMEWLLARMVEHAGTLPRPKGGVAHRVPPPAGRRDGAARRPLHIGLPAPREERGRDRQVGERPRGQRDLSHLPPDRSRPHRRMGDRAPARRLAGGDGHIRLRRRHRLG